In a single window of the Pongo abelii isolate AG06213 chromosome 1, NHGRI_mPonAbe1-v2.0_pri, whole genome shotgun sequence genome:
- the BARHL2 gene encoding barH-like 2 homeobox protein codes for MTTMEGASGSSFGIDTILSSASSGSPGMMNGDFRPLGEARTADFRSQATPSPCSEIDTVGTAPSSPISVTMEPPEPHLVADATQHHHHLHHSQQPPPPAAAPTQSLQPSPQQQPPPPPQQPPPPAQQLGSASSAPRTSTSSFLIKDILGDSKPLAACAPYSTSVSSPHHTPKQESNAVHESFRPKLEQEDSKTKLDKREDSQSDIKCHGTKEEGDREITSSRESPPVRAKKPRKARTAFSDHQLNQLERSFERQKYLSVQDRMDLAAALNLTDTQVKTWYQNRRTKWKRQTAVGLELLAEAGNYSALQRMFPSPYFYHPSLLGSMDSTTAAAAAAAMYSSMYRTPPAPHPQLQRPLVPRVLIHGLGPGGQPALNPLSSPIPGTPHPR; via the exons ATGACAACAATGGAAGGGGCCAGCGGGTCGAGTTTTGGAATAGACACGATTTTGTCCAGTGCCAGTTCAGGCAGCCCGGGCATGATGAATGGAGATTTCCGCCCGCTCGGTGAGGCCAGGACCGCGGATTTTAGAAGTCAGGCCACCCCATCTCCCTGTTCGGAGATTGATACTGTAGGGACGGCGCCTTCTTCTCCTATCTCAGTCACCATGGAGCCCCCGGAGCCGCATCTGGTAGCAGACGCGACCCAGcatcatcaccacctccaccacagccagcagccgccgccgccggccgcgGCCCCGACGCAAAGTTTGCAGCCTTCGCCCCAacagcagccgccgccgccgccacagcAGCCGCCGCCTCCCGCCCAGCAGCTGGGCTCGGCCTCCTCGGCCCCCAGGACTTCCAcgtcttcttttttaattaaggACATCTTGGGCGACAGCAAACCTCTGGCGGCATGTGCACCCTACAGCACCAGTGTATCCTCTCCCCACCACACCCCGAAGCAGGAGAGCAACGCAGTGCACGAGAGCTTCAGGCCAAAGCTCGAGCAGGAGGACAGCAAAACCAAACTCGACAAGCGGGAGGATTCCCAGAGCGACATCAAATGCCACG GGACAAAGGAGGAAGGAGACCGGGAGATTACGAGTAGCCGTGAGAGTCCCCCTGTGAGAGCCAAGAAGCCTCGAAAAGCAAGGACAGCTTTTTCCGACCACCAGCTCAATCAACTGGAGCGTAGCTTTGAGCGGCAGAAGTACCTGAGCGTGCAGGATCGCATGGACCTGGCTGCAGCGCTCAACCTCACTGACACCCAAGTCAAGACCTGGTACCAGAACCGCAG GACCAAGTGGAAGCGGCAGACAGCGGTGGGCCTGGAGTTGCTGGCCGAGGCAGGGAACTACTCCGCGCTGCAGAGGATGTTTCCATCGCCTTATTTCTATCACCCAAGCCTGCTGGGCAGCATGGACAGCACTACGGCGGCGGCGGCTGCCGCTGCCATGTACAGCAGCATGTACCGGACTCCTCCAGCACCCCATCCCCAGCTGCAGCGGCCCCTGGTGCCCCGCGTGCTCATCCATGGCCTAGGGCCTGGGGGACAGCCAGCCCTTAATCCATTGTCCAGCCCCATCCCGGGCACCCCACACCCCCGGTGA